The bacterium genome includes a window with the following:
- a CDS encoding 2-dehydropantoate 2-reductase, whose translation MRVAVMGAGGTGGFYGGLLARAGEDVTFIARGAHLEAIRASGLVVKSRLAGDFTVRASATDDPKDIPPVDLVLFCVKTYDTESAAALIRPIVGPDTVILSVQNGIDNDERITRVVGRGTAISAAAQVNAHVEAPGVVGQPAGPGRLIFGANAGGLGARVEHLFQRFVKAGVAAELQPDINTVLWSKFLFICGFSGVTALTRLTIGPILACEETRELFRGAMLEVEALALASGVALPKGIPDQSIKFSGNLEPWAKGSMAHDLSLGRRIEVESLNGTVVRLGRARKMITPINFAIYAALKPFVDGPPPDPRPQA comes from the coding sequence ATGCGGGTTGCGGTGATGGGTGCCGGGGGAACGGGGGGGTTCTACGGAGGCCTCCTGGCGCGGGCGGGGGAGGACGTCACGTTCATCGCCAGGGGGGCGCACCTGGAAGCGATCCGCGCCAGCGGCCTCGTGGTGAAGTCCCGGCTCGCGGGCGATTTCACCGTCCGCGCCAGCGCCACGGACGACCCCAAGGACATCCCGCCGGTCGACCTTGTCCTGTTCTGCGTGAAGACGTACGACACCGAGTCCGCGGCGGCGCTGATTCGGCCGATCGTCGGTCCGGACACCGTGATCCTGTCCGTGCAAAATGGAATCGACAACGACGAGCGGATCACGCGGGTGGTCGGGCGAGGGACGGCGATCTCCGCCGCGGCCCAAGTCAACGCCCACGTCGAAGCGCCGGGCGTGGTTGGGCAGCCGGCCGGGCCGGGAAGGCTCATCTTCGGAGCCAACGCGGGGGGTCTTGGCGCGCGGGTCGAGCACCTCTTCCAGCGGTTTGTGAAGGCCGGGGTCGCCGCCGAACTCCAGCCCGACATCAACACCGTCCTGTGGAGCAAGTTCCTGTTCATCTGCGGGTTCAGCGGCGTGACCGCGCTGACCCGGCTGACGATTGGCCCGATTCTGGCGTGCGAGGAGACCCGCGAGCTGTTCCGGGGGGCGATGCTTGAGGTTGAGGCGCTGGCCCTGGCGTCGGGCGTCGCACTGCCCAAGGGCATCCCCGACCAATCGATCAAGTTTTCCGGCAACCTGGAGCCCTGGGCCAAAGGGTCGATGGCGCACGACCTGTCGCTGGGGCGGCGCATTGAGGTGGAGAGCCTGAACGGAACCGTGGTCAGGCTCGGGCGGGCCCGCAAGATGATCACCCCGATCAACTTCGCGATCTATGCGGCCCTCAAACCTTTCGTGGACGGGCCTCCCCCGGATCCCAGACCACAGGCGTGA
- a CDS encoding DinB family protein: MASQAALREEVVWLLRGGHAHVGFKKAFAKMPEGLQGKKPRGAPYSPWQQLEHLRICQWDILEYIRNPDHVSPPWPGGYWPAAAPPARGSWAKSVRGFEADLKTLEAMAAAPATDLLARVPADPDGPTLLHELLLVADHNAYHLGQLLVLRRLLGAWED, from the coding sequence ATGGCGAGCCAGGCGGCGCTGCGTGAAGAGGTGGTGTGGTTGCTGCGCGGCGGCCACGCGCACGTCGGGTTTAAGAAGGCGTTCGCCAAGATGCCGGAGGGGCTGCAGGGGAAGAAGCCGCGGGGCGCCCCCTACAGCCCGTGGCAGCAACTCGAGCACCTGCGGATCTGCCAATGGGACATCCTCGAATATATCCGAAATCCCGATCACGTTTCGCCGCCGTGGCCCGGCGGCTACTGGCCGGCCGCGGCACCGCCGGCCAGAGGAAGTTGGGCCAAGAGCGTGCGGGGGTTCGAGGCCGACCTCAAGACGCTCGAAGCGATGGCCGCGGCTCCCGCGACGGATCTCCTGGCCAGGGTGCCGGCCGACCCCGACGGGCCGACCCTGCTGCACGAGCTCCTGCTGGTGGCGGACCACAACGCGTACCATCTGGGGCAGCTGCTGGTGCTGCGCCGCCTCCTCGGCGCCTGGGAGGACTAG
- a CDS encoding aldo/keto reductase, which yields MAAVPSMEHRVLGKTGLRVPAVGMGTWRTFDVRGEEPERRSHAIVDEALAVGAGFIDSSPMYGEAERVLGSALRGRRAAALIATKIWAQTPAEGRNQAERALALFGDRVDLYQVHNLVLWREHLSMLERLRDEGLVAAIGATHWNAAAFGELGQVMRTGRVAAIQVPYNPLQREVEREILPLAADLGLGVVVMRPFAEGGLMRHPPTAAELRLLRPFGVETWAQALLKWVLSDPRCHVAIPATSSPGRMTENAAAGGPPWFGEEERALVSRIAGRA from the coding sequence ATGGCGGCCGTGCCGTCGATGGAGCATCGGGTGCTCGGGAAGACGGGCCTGCGGGTCCCGGCGGTCGGCATGGGCACGTGGCGGACGTTCGACGTCCGCGGGGAGGAGCCCGAGCGGCGATCGCATGCCATCGTCGACGAAGCGCTTGCCGTCGGCGCCGGTTTTATCGACAGCTCGCCGATGTATGGGGAGGCTGAGCGGGTGCTGGGAAGCGCCCTACGGGGACGCCGCGCCGCGGCGCTGATCGCGACGAAGATCTGGGCGCAGACGCCAGCGGAGGGGCGGAACCAGGCCGAGCGTGCGCTCGCCTTGTTCGGGGACCGCGTCGACCTGTACCAGGTCCACAATCTGGTATTGTGGCGCGAGCACCTCTCGATGCTGGAACGGCTGCGGGACGAGGGTCTGGTTGCCGCGATCGGCGCCACCCATTGGAACGCCGCGGCGTTCGGTGAGTTGGGCCAGGTGATGCGGACCGGGCGCGTCGCCGCGATCCAGGTGCCGTACAATCCCCTGCAGCGCGAGGTGGAGCGCGAGATCCTCCCCCTGGCCGCCGATCTCGGGCTCGGGGTCGTGGTCATGCGCCCGTTCGCTGAGGGCGGGCTGATGCGCCACCCGCCGACCGCTGCGGAGCTGAGGCTCCTCCGGCCCTTCGGAGTCGAGACGTGGGCCCAGGCCCTGCTGAAGTGGGTTCTCAGCGACCCGCGCTGCCACGTGGCGATTCCCGCCACCTCCTCGCCCGGGCGGATGACAGAAAACGCCGCGGCGGGCGGGCCTCCGTGGTTCGGCGAGGAGGAGCGGGCGCTGGTGTCCCGGATCGCGGGCCGGGCGTGA
- a CDS encoding helix-turn-helix domain-containing protein yields MRPADGFCPYFQRAAELIGRRWTGAVLRAMLAGPLRFSQLERAVPAISARALVQRLRELGEAGLIERSVETGTPIHVTYTLTEKGRSLEDAVKHLEHWAHHWLVPHGIDPHRHLAGKVRAAARSGEGGHISVPARRGRPGRTG; encoded by the coding sequence ATGAGACCCGCCGACGGATTTTGTCCATACTTCCAACGCGCGGCCGAGCTCATCGGCCGCCGCTGGACAGGGGCGGTTCTGCGCGCGATGCTGGCGGGGCCGCTGCGCTTCTCGCAGCTGGAGCGCGCGGTGCCGGCGATCTCCGCGCGCGCGCTCGTCCAGCGTCTCCGCGAGCTCGGAGAGGCGGGCCTCATCGAGAGGAGCGTGGAAACCGGCACCCCCATCCACGTGACCTACACGCTGACGGAGAAGGGCAGGTCGCTTGAGGATGCCGTCAAGCACTTGGAGCACTGGGCCCACCACTGGCTGGTCCCCCACGGGATCGACCCGCACCGTCACCTCGCCGGCAAGGTCCGCGCCGCGGCGCGTTCGGGCGAAGGGGGTCACATTTCCGTCCCGGCGCGCCGCGGGCGGCCGGGTAGGACGGGGTAG
- a CDS encoding phospholipase, translated as MNTSTDRTLVHRLRPPASEPQGALVLIHGRGADENDLYPLLDALDPKRRLLGVTLRGPLALPPGGAHWYAVGRVGYPEPQTFHATYRRVSAWLDAFAKETGIPPERTVVGGFSQGAVMSYALGLGASLPRPAAVVALSGFIPTVAGFELDFGRPLPPVAIAHGAHDPIISVEFARRARELLERAGAEVLYHESPVPHTIDPAFLDVLAAWVDRVFAGKHTPDGR; from the coding sequence GTGAACACGTCCACGGACCGCACTCTGGTGCACCGTCTTCGGCCTCCGGCATCGGAGCCCCAAGGAGCCCTCGTGCTCATCCACGGGCGCGGCGCCGATGAGAATGACCTCTATCCTCTCCTCGACGCGCTCGACCCCAAGCGGCGCCTGCTGGGGGTTACGCTCCGCGGGCCGCTGGCCCTCCCACCCGGGGGGGCGCACTGGTATGCGGTCGGCCGGGTCGGGTACCCCGAACCGCAGACCTTCCACGCGACGTATCGCCGCGTCAGCGCGTGGCTCGACGCCTTTGCCAAGGAGACGGGAATTCCCCCCGAGCGCACCGTGGTCGGTGGGTTCTCCCAAGGGGCGGTCATGAGCTACGCGCTCGGGCTCGGCGCGAGCCTGCCCCGGCCGGCCGCGGTCGTCGCCCTGAGCGGGTTCATCCCCACCGTGGCGGGCTTCGAGCTCGACTTCGGCCGCCCGCTCCCGCCGGTGGCGATCGCCCACGGTGCCCACGACCCGATCATCTCGGTCGAATTTGCCCGGAGGGCGCGCGAGCTCCTGGAGCGGGCGGGGGCCGAGGTCCTCTACCACGAGTCGCCGGTCCCGCACACGATCGATCCGGCCTTTCTCGACGTCCTGGCAGCGTGGGTGGATCGGGTCTTTGCGGGGAAGCACACTCCCGACGGACGATGA
- a CDS encoding VOC family protein, producing MKLEGIHHITAITGDAPRNVDFYTRVLGLRLVKKTVNQDDPTVYHLFYADEKGSAGADLTFFEYPGAERGRTGAGMVHRIVWRVASPEALTFWEERLRREGTAVGRTAGGLSFEDPEGLGLEIRVAETADAPLMARHPEIPSPLALQGFDGVRAYAGDPERSHRFLEQTLGFVQGVDGYEVRGQRRGAIYAYDRAGASGIGGAGTVHHVAWASMMDDHQAWREQVTRGGSRPTPIIDRYYFRSIYFREPSGVLFEIATIGPGFATDEPSEHLGESLALPPKFEHLRAELERTLTPLPSLRRPAGSKGEEVAR from the coding sequence ATGAAGCTTGAAGGCATCCATCACATCACCGCGATCACGGGCGACGCGCCGAGGAACGTTGACTTCTACACCCGCGTGCTCGGACTGCGTCTGGTGAAGAAGACGGTCAACCAGGACGACCCGACCGTCTATCACCTCTTCTATGCCGACGAGAAAGGGAGCGCCGGCGCCGATCTCACTTTTTTCGAGTACCCGGGCGCCGAACGCGGCCGCACCGGGGCGGGGATGGTGCACCGGATCGTCTGGCGCGTCGCATCGCCCGAAGCTCTGACCTTCTGGGAGGAGCGTCTCCGCCGTGAGGGCACCGCGGTCGGTCGGACGGCGGGGGGCCTCAGCTTCGAGGACCCGGAGGGCCTGGGGCTCGAGATCCGTGTCGCCGAAACCGCGGATGCGCCGCTGATGGCCCGGCATCCGGAGATTCCCTCCCCCCTCGCGCTCCAGGGTTTCGACGGCGTCCGCGCCTATGCGGGCGATCCGGAGCGGAGCCACAGATTCCTCGAGCAGACGCTCGGCTTTGTCCAAGGTGTTGATGGCTACGAGGTGAGGGGGCAGCGGCGCGGGGCGATCTATGCGTACGACCGCGCCGGCGCGTCTGGAATCGGAGGGGCGGGCACGGTCCATCACGTCGCCTGGGCCTCAATGATGGACGACCACCAGGCTTGGCGCGAGCAGGTGACGCGGGGGGGGAGTCGGCCCACCCCGATCATCGATCGGTACTACTTCCGCTCGATCTACTTTCGGGAACCAAGCGGCGTCCTGTTCGAGATCGCGACGATCGGTCCCGGATTCGCGACCGACGAGCCATCCGAGCACCTCGGCGAGTCGCTCGCCCTGCCGCCGAAGTTCGAGCACCTGCGTGCGGAGCTGGAGCGGACCCTGACGCCGCTGCCGAGCCTGCGGAGGCCGGCGGGATCGAAGGGCGAGGAGGTGGCGCGGTGA
- a CDS encoding glycine/sarcosine/betaine reductase component B subunit produces the protein MSVEAGLVPQPSELARVELELRSFHVHTADWGDHLALIDGHLRVPRAALVTLVLQDPRLVSVDPVWVRAGEHTRVIHVLDAVEPCVKPEPTTAFPGFLGPPDVAGTGRTDRLTGIAVLTAADIPDQADSQGPKEAILDMWGPGGTYHPFSGLTNLVLQFACHERVSIAEAVAAGRLAAIRVASYLAGAAHTANPDHVERLALAPRAPDLPGVVYVCLAMREGEVHGTYLYGKLVESLPALLHPNEVLDGAVVSGDYWIACHRVPTYYYQNDPVIRALYARDGREIAFLGVLVCRCLIPAQAEKHRQAAQTAKVARMLGAAGAVVTMSNGGHAYADQMLICQHLERAGIRTAISVDEYADRDGSDFPLVTVVPEAVAIVSNGNQEQVVDLPAAERVIGGRDFRAGNTYEAAFSRRPDEPLSVALRQVYCATSQSGFGRLRCVAY, from the coding sequence GTGAGCGTTGAGGCAGGACTCGTTCCTCAGCCGAGCGAACTGGCTCGTGTGGAGTTGGAACTGCGTTCGTTCCATGTGCACACGGCGGATTGGGGCGACCACCTCGCGCTGATCGATGGGCATTTGCGGGTCCCTCGCGCCGCTCTCGTGACACTCGTGCTGCAGGACCCCCGCCTGGTGAGTGTCGATCCTGTCTGGGTGCGGGCGGGGGAGCACACCCGGGTCATCCACGTCCTCGACGCGGTGGAACCGTGCGTCAAGCCCGAACCGACGACGGCCTTTCCGGGCTTTCTCGGACCACCGGACGTGGCCGGCACCGGTCGCACCGACCGCCTCACCGGAATCGCCGTGCTGACGGCCGCCGACATCCCCGATCAGGCAGACAGTCAGGGGCCGAAGGAAGCCATCCTCGACATGTGGGGGCCCGGGGGGACCTACCACCCATTCTCGGGTTTGACCAACCTCGTCTTACAGTTCGCCTGTCACGAGAGGGTAAGCATCGCGGAAGCGGTCGCGGCCGGCCGCCTGGCCGCAATCCGCGTCGCGTCCTATCTAGCCGGCGCGGCACACACCGCGAACCCCGATCACGTCGAGCGGTTGGCGTTGGCGCCCCGAGCCCCGGATCTCCCGGGGGTCGTCTATGTCTGCCTGGCCATGCGCGAGGGCGAGGTGCACGGGACCTATCTGTACGGGAAGCTGGTGGAGAGCCTCCCGGCGCTGCTGCACCCGAACGAGGTGTTGGACGGGGCCGTGGTCAGCGGAGACTACTGGATCGCCTGCCATCGCGTCCCGACGTATTACTATCAGAACGATCCGGTGATCCGGGCGCTGTACGCACGGGACGGCCGGGAGATCGCCTTTCTGGGCGTGCTCGTCTGCCGCTGCCTGATCCCCGCGCAGGCCGAAAAGCATCGCCAGGCGGCTCAGACCGCAAAGGTGGCGCGGATGCTCGGCGCGGCCGGCGCGGTGGTGACGATGTCCAACGGCGGCCACGCCTACGCCGATCAGATGCTGATCTGCCAGCACCTCGAGCGGGCGGGGATCCGCACGGCAATCTCGGTGGACGAGTACGCCGACCGGGACGGTTCGGACTTTCCTCTGGTGACCGTCGTGCCGGAAGCTGTGGCCATCGTCAGCAACGGCAACCAGGAGCAGGTGGTGGATCTTCCGGCTGCCGAGCGGGTGATCGGCGGCCGCGACTTCCGCGCGGGCAACACGTACGAGGCCGCGTTCAGTCGTCGGCCGGACGAACCGCTTTCGGTGGCCCTACGCCAAGTCTACTGCGCAACGAGCCAGAGCGGCTTCGGACGCTTGCGCTGCGTAGCGTATTAA
- a CDS encoding glycine/betaine/sarcosine/D-proline family reductase selenoprotein B, whose translation MRIVHYLNQFFAGRGGESEAILPPGMLPGPVGPGRLLKSHLDGDAEIVATLYCGDNYATEREAEAGKKLAEFLAEAKADVLVAGPAFSSGRYGLACGLACRLAATLGIPAVAAMHPENPAVEIYHREVLIVPTAADAVGMDEALRALARFAARLGNGIELGPADKEGYLPRTRRNVFDGDTGAERMVAMLCDRLGGRAFQTELPLPAIDPVPPAPPIPDLRTIKLAVVTTGGVVPPGNPDHLESWRASRWAKYPLDSVESFTCVHGGFDNRFIRDDPRRVVPVDALRELEAEGRIGSLHPELFVTVGNVEPVERARRFGREIAAELRAAEVQAVVLTATUGTCNRCGATIAKEIERTGIPTVVVSALPVIPLAAGVYRVVAGKAVPHLMGDPLLSRDAERAYRRSLTELALTALTRKVDAPTLVAADV comes from the coding sequence ATGCGCATCGTCCACTACCTCAACCAATTCTTCGCCGGACGGGGCGGCGAAAGCGAGGCCATCCTGCCGCCGGGGATGCTGCCCGGCCCTGTGGGACCGGGCCGGTTGCTGAAATCGCACCTGGACGGAGACGCGGAGATCGTCGCGACCCTCTACTGCGGTGACAACTACGCGACGGAGCGGGAGGCGGAAGCCGGCAAGAAGCTCGCCGAATTCCTGGCCGAGGCGAAGGCGGACGTCCTCGTGGCGGGTCCGGCGTTCTCCTCGGGTCGTTACGGGCTCGCGTGTGGCCTGGCCTGCAGGTTGGCCGCGACCCTCGGGATTCCGGCGGTCGCCGCCATGCATCCCGAGAACCCGGCCGTCGAGATCTACCACCGCGAGGTGCTGATCGTGCCGACCGCGGCCGACGCCGTCGGCATGGACGAGGCCCTCAGAGCCCTCGCCCGTTTCGCGGCCCGTTTGGGCAATGGCATCGAACTCGGACCCGCGGACAAGGAAGGCTACCTTCCCCGCACCCGCCGGAATGTCTTCGACGGGGACACCGGCGCCGAACGGATGGTGGCGATGTTGTGCGATCGTCTGGGGGGGCGGGCCTTTCAAACCGAGTTGCCGCTCCCGGCCATCGATCCCGTGCCCCCGGCTCCGCCCATACCTGATCTGAGGACGATCAAGTTGGCCGTCGTGACCACCGGGGGGGTCGTTCCCCCCGGCAACCCGGACCACCTTGAGTCGTGGCGGGCCAGCCGCTGGGCGAAGTACCCCCTGGACTCCGTCGAGAGTTTTACCTGCGTGCACGGCGGTTTCGACAATCGGTTCATCCGCGACGATCCCCGGCGCGTCGTGCCGGTCGACGCGCTGCGGGAATTGGAAGCGGAGGGGCGGATCGGCTCCCTCCACCCCGAACTCTTCGTGACCGTCGGCAACGTCGAACCGGTGGAGCGAGCGCGCCGCTTCGGACGCGAGATCGCCGCGGAACTACGCGCCGCCGAGGTGCAGGCGGTGGTGCTGACGGCGACCTGAGGGACCTGCAATCGTTGCGGGGCAACGATCGCAAAAGAGATAGAGCGAACCGGCATCCCCACGGTCGTCGTTTCGGCTTTGCCGGTCATTCCACTGGCCGCGGGGGTGTATCGAGTCGTGGCGGGCAAGGCGGTGCCGCACCTGATGGGTGATCCCCTGCTGTCCCGCGACGCCGAGCGCGCCTATCGCCGGTCGCTGACTGAGTTGGCGCTGACGGCCCTGACACGCAAGGTGGACGCCCCGACGTTGGTCGCCGCCGACGTGTGA
- a CDS encoding Na-translocating system protein MpsC family protein, with product MGANVVSMHTDVSTKTGERLTVFVFDRKLTDLPE from the coding sequence GTGGGGGCGAACGTGGTCAGCATGCACACCGATGTCAGCACAAAGACGGGTGAGCGCCTCACCGTGTTCGTGTTCGACCGCAAGTTAACAGATCTGCCGGAGTAG
- a CDS encoding ABC transporter substrate-binding protein, with amino-acid sequence MKRGFVRPSLILALAFVVGLTLVGVPRGGQAAAPTSLKIAVGIDADTLDPEGQTTTTVANMVEYMFDSLLWPNDERSGVQPGQPQYTKLVPMLATSWTVSKDGLTYSFKLRQGVKFHDGTDFNAEALKFNIERWVDPAVRNPNRYYFTDIDLTKIEIPDPYSITLHLKQPSPTLLERLAAGPGEILSPTAVKKIGNDKIPLGPVDAGTGPYRFKEWVHGDHITLVKNPNYWGRKPTFDEVTFRIVPNAGTREAMLRAGDVQMAFEPPAPDVPSLRKDANLTVVQGPSDRDVFIGLNTQWGPFKNVKVRQAMNYAVNKKAIIQSILFGLGTVLESPTTPFLFGYSKVEAGGWPFNPVKAKQLFAEAGFPNGFATTFFTPTGRYIQDYQVAQGVAAQLANVGIKATITTTDWPTYVQTILTPLDRTPLQMFVLGWATQYLDADGELFGQFYSAQWPPKGLAPMFYKDPKVDELLLSGQTTVDPKKRESDYKVAQEMIWNDAPWIFLWSQDFYVVTSSHLQGVTTTPNEKWAAIYATWK; translated from the coding sequence ATGAAGCGCGGATTCGTACGACCGTCTCTGATCCTTGCACTCGCGTTCGTGGTCGGACTGACGCTGGTCGGCGTCCCCCGAGGGGGGCAGGCGGCAGCCCCGACATCGCTCAAGATCGCTGTGGGAATCGACGCGGACACGCTCGATCCCGAGGGACAGACCACCACCACCGTGGCGAACATGGTGGAATACATGTTCGACTCCCTGTTGTGGCCCAACGACGAACGATCGGGCGTTCAGCCGGGGCAGCCTCAGTACACGAAGCTCGTGCCGATGCTCGCCACCTCCTGGACGGTGAGCAAGGACGGGCTCACCTATTCGTTCAAGCTGCGGCAGGGGGTGAAATTCCACGACGGGACCGACTTCAACGCTGAGGCGTTGAAGTTCAACATCGAGCGGTGGGTGGACCCGGCCGTCCGCAACCCCAACCGATACTACTTCACCGACATCGACCTGACCAAAATCGAGATCCCGGACCCCTATTCGATCACCCTGCACCTCAAACAGCCCAGCCCGACACTGCTCGAGCGCCTGGCCGCCGGCCCCGGCGAGATCCTTTCGCCGACGGCGGTGAAGAAAATCGGGAACGACAAAATTCCGCTCGGACCGGTGGACGCCGGCACCGGGCCGTATCGGTTCAAGGAATGGGTTCACGGCGACCACATCACGCTGGTGAAGAACCCCAACTACTGGGGCAGAAAACCGACCTTCGACGAGGTCACGTTCCGGATCGTCCCGAACGCCGGCACCCGCGAGGCGATGCTGCGCGCCGGCGACGTCCAAATGGCGTTTGAACCCCCGGCCCCCGACGTCCCCAGCTTGCGCAAGGATGCGAACCTCACCGTGGTCCAAGGGCCGAGCGACCGGGATGTCTTCATTGGCCTCAACACTCAATGGGGACCGTTTAAGAACGTCAAGGTCCGCCAAGCGATGAACTACGCGGTGAACAAAAAGGCAATCATCCAGAGCATCCTGTTCGGCCTGGGGACGGTGCTTGAGTCGCCGACGACCCCATTCCTCTTCGGGTACTCGAAGGTCGAAGCGGGCGGGTGGCCGTTCAACCCGGTAAAGGCCAAGCAGCTCTTCGCCGAAGCGGGCTTTCCCAACGGGTTCGCGACAACGTTCTTCACCCCCACCGGCCGGTACATCCAAGATTACCAGGTCGCGCAAGGCGTGGCGGCTCAATTGGCCAACGTCGGCATCAAGGCGACCATCACCACCACCGATTGGCCGACGTACGTTCAGACGATCCTGACCCCCCTCGACCGCACGCCGTTGCAGATGTTCGTCTTGGGGTGGGCCACGCAGTACCTCGACGCCGACGGTGAGTTGTTCGGGCAGTTCTACTCCGCGCAGTGGCCGCCCAAGGGGCTGGCGCCGATGTTCTACAAGGACCCCAAAGTGGACGAGCTCTTGCTGTCGGGGCAGACGACCGTCGATCCGAAGAAGCGGGAGTCGGACTACAAAGTGGCGCAGGAGATGATCTGGAACGACGCCCCGTGGATCTTCCTGTGGAGCCAGGACTTCTACGTGGTGACGAGCAGCCACCTCCAAGGCGTGACCACCACGCCGAACGAGAAGTGGGCGGCGATCTACGCGACCTGGAAGTAG
- a CDS encoding ABC transporter ATP-binding protein encodes MYPALERVSFTVTRGEFLAIVGPTGCGKSTILNLAAGLLRPTSGRVLSFGAPLLRINRHAAYLFQQDVLLPWKTALENVMLGPLLHRWPRRRAADEARRWLVRVGLGGFESRYPHQLSGGMRKRVALAQSLIVGPSILLMDEPFSALDVHTRELMENDLLALWQEERKTIVFVTHDLEEAIALSDRVLVLAAGPGSGVIGAHPVALPRPRDVTEVRLHHDFREIYRTIWGQLRGEVLRAYAAQGRSPAAEEEA; translated from the coding sequence ATGTATCCCGCCCTGGAGCGGGTTTCCTTCACCGTCACGCGCGGAGAGTTTCTCGCGATCGTCGGGCCGACCGGATGCGGCAAGTCCACCATCCTGAACCTGGCAGCTGGGCTGCTCCGCCCGACGAGTGGACGGGTGTTGAGCTTCGGCGCACCGCTCCTGCGGATCAACCGGCACGCCGCGTACCTCTTTCAGCAGGACGTCCTGCTCCCGTGGAAAACCGCGCTGGAAAACGTGATGCTCGGCCCCCTCCTCCACCGCTGGCCGCGGCGACGCGCGGCCGATGAAGCCCGGCGGTGGCTCGTCCGCGTGGGGCTCGGGGGGTTCGAGTCCCGCTACCCGCACCAACTCTCCGGCGGGATGCGCAAGCGGGTGGCGCTCGCGCAGAGTCTGATCGTCGGGCCCTCGATCCTCCTGATGGACGAACCGTTCAGCGCGCTCGACGTCCACACCCGTGAACTGATGGAGAACGACCTGCTGGCCCTGTGGCAGGAAGAACGGAAGACGATCGTCTTCGTCACCCACGACCTGGAAGAGGCGATCGCCCTCAGCGACCGGGTGCTGGTCCTCGCCGCCGGGCCGGGGTCGGGGGTCATCGGGGCGCACCCGGTCGCGCTCCCCCGCCCGCGGGACGTGACCGAGGTGCGCCTGCACCACGACTTCCGCGAAATCTACCGGACGATTTGGGGGCAGCTCCGCGGGGAGGTCCTCCGGGCCTACGCCGCCCAAGGCCGATCGCCCGCCGCGGAGGAGGAGGCGTGA
- a CDS encoding ABC transporter permease, which yields MISRRFRLLPYQLGLLVGLVLTWQVTTRKGGWVDPFFFSRPSEIAARVTQWFATGSIYRHLWTTALETVLAFLVGAGLGVAFGFVLARNRALAGVFDPYLKIANAMPRVVLAPIFTLWFGLGVLSKVAFGVTLVFFIVFFNTYQGIREVDANLLNNTRMLGATERDLTRHVLLPSALVWILSSLHTSVGLALVGAVVGEYLGSGRGLGYVISQAEGTFDTTGVFAGMTVLAVFTVVVDLMVTWVERRLLAWKPGTVTAERA from the coding sequence GTGATCTCCCGCCGCTTCCGGCTGCTGCCGTATCAGCTCGGCCTTCTGGTGGGGTTGGTCCTGACGTGGCAGGTCACCACCCGAAAGGGGGGGTGGGTGGATCCGTTCTTCTTCAGCCGCCCGTCGGAGATCGCCGCGCGGGTGACGCAGTGGTTCGCGACCGGGTCGATCTACCGGCATCTCTGGACCACCGCCCTGGAAACCGTGCTGGCCTTCCTCGTCGGCGCCGGGCTCGGGGTGGCCTTCGGCTTCGTGCTCGCCCGCAACCGTGCGCTGGCGGGAGTCTTTGACCCGTACCTGAAGATCGCCAACGCCATGCCGCGGGTGGTGCTGGCGCCGATCTTCACCCTGTGGTTCGGGCTCGGGGTGCTGTCGAAAGTGGCCTTTGGCGTGACCTTGGTCTTCTTCATCGTCTTCTTCAACACGTACCAGGGCATCCGGGAGGTTGATGCCAACCTCCTAAACAACACCCGGATGCTCGGCGCGACGGAGCGGGACCTGACCCGGCACGTCCTGCTGCCCTCCGCGCTGGTGTGGATCCTCAGCAGCCTGCACACCAGCGTGGGCCTGGCACTGGTGGGGGCGGTCGTCGGCGAGTACCTCGGCTCGGGGCGCGGGCTCGGCTACGTCATCTCGCAGGCCGAGGGGACGTTCGATACGACCGGGGTGTTCGCGGGAATGACCGTCCTCGCCGTGTTCACCGTCGTCGTGGATCTCATGGTCACCTGGGTGGAGCGGCGGTTGCTGGCCTGGAAGCCGGGGACCGTCACCGCGGAGCGGGCCTAG